One Mycoplasma wenyonii str. Massachusetts DNA window includes the following coding sequences:
- a CDS encoding purine-nucleoside phosphorylase: MATVHNSAPKGSIAKLVIVTGDPERCKLFAEMYLENRKLLSQVRGIYCYTGTYKGVEITFMGHGMGQGSMGIYSYELMAPMFYDADFVIRLGSCGGLNQKTRIRDIVVVEKIRTNSNYGELLHIPHRKGETVQVDPQLVELAHKCAKDLNISLQSTTNWSQDNFYIPLSHMELGEHTGCDTVEMESYALEVNSRYLKKKALTILTVVNETRTDTGWSSLKWQEREQTLGDMFLLGLEVLVQYSKLNPN; the protein is encoded by the coding sequence ATGGCAACAGTTCATAACTCAGCACCAAAGGGTTCAATAGCAAAGTTAGTAATAGTTACAGGGGATCCAGAAAGATGCAAACTATTTGCAGAGATGTATCTTGAAAACCGCAAACTATTAAGTCAAGTTAGAGGTATCTATTGCTATACAGGAACTTATAAGGGAGTAGAAATTACCTTTATGGGTCACGGAATGGGACAAGGCTCAATGGGTATATATAGCTATGAATTAATGGCTCCTATGTTTTACGATGCAGACTTTGTTATTAGATTAGGTTCTTGTGGAGGACTAAATCAAAAAACCAGAATTAGAGACATAGTTGTGGTAGAAAAGATAAGAACTAACTCTAATTATGGAGAGCTATTGCATATACCGCATAGAAAAGGAGAAACGGTTCAAGTGGATCCACAATTAGTTGAATTGGCACACAAGTGCGCTAAAGACTTAAATATTTCTTTGCAAAGCACCACTAACTGATCTCAAGATAACTTCTATATTCCCCTATCACATATGGAATTAGGAGAACATACTGGTTGTGACACTGTAGAAATGGAAAGCTACGCACTAGAAGTTAACTCAAGATATTTAAAGAAGAAAGCATTAACTATCTTGACTGTTGTAAATGAAACTAGAACTGATACAGGATGGTCTTCTCTGAAGTGACAAGAAAGAGAGCAAACTCTAGGAGATATGTTTTTATTAGGTTTAGAGGTTTTGGTTCAATATTCAAAATTAAATCCAAACTAG
- a CDS encoding ABC transporter ATP-binding protein: MQEKGAPLLQLSSVSKKYDSRGKYILQNFNLTIEKGSFVTIIGPSGSGKTTILNLIAGFIKPDKGKILLSGIDIKDIPPNQRPTATVFQDYVLFPHLNVFENIAFGLKKQKKILENPPRHKKEKMERLLLKAKFKSYSNLEKVILETAKYTDLLKKWVHKLGLREDQELSRKNKSLYQKLVIFYLGIIKTKLLDLEYWKSWWEYFPILKEQELSYKYLARAFSSAEIAEKVNKLVSLVGLTGYEQSAIDTLSGGTKQKVALARALIMEPQIVLLDEPLSAIDKDMREKMQIELKKLHQRLKLTFLLITHDQKEALLLSDKVVVLHKGKVEQFGTPSDVYDTPSNEWVANFIGKSNIFEGIYLSPQEVEVNGSIFQIENITGFSTHERVKVMIRPEDYDVVPLGQGFISVKVIDAIYKGQLWELQCNFREITLLVESFNQVKKGEEIDLLWDPIDVHLIKIERDEKWN, from the coding sequence ATGCAGGAGAAGGGAGCCCCTCTTCTTCAACTCTCTTCAGTTTCAAAGAAATATGACTCTAGAGGAAAGTACATACTTCAGAACTTCAATCTAACAATCGAGAAAGGTTCTTTTGTTACTATTATTGGTCCCTCTGGCTCAGGAAAGACAACCATTCTTAACCTAATTGCAGGCTTTATTAAGCCTGACAAAGGAAAGATCTTACTTTCAGGTATAGATATAAAAGATATTCCTCCTAACCAAAGACCTACAGCTACAGTCTTTCAGGATTATGTCTTATTCCCTCACTTAAATGTCTTTGAGAATATAGCCTTTGGACTTAAGAAACAAAAGAAGATCTTAGAGAACCCTCCCCGGCATAAGAAAGAAAAAATGGAGAGACTCTTACTGAAAGCTAAATTTAAGAGTTACTCAAATTTAGAGAAAGTTATTCTAGAAACTGCTAAATACACTGACTTACTTAAGAAGTGAGTTCATAAATTAGGTCTAAGAGAGGATCAAGAGCTCTCAAGAAAGAATAAATCTCTATATCAAAAACTAGTTATTTTCTATCTAGGAATTATTAAGACTAAGCTACTAGATCTAGAATATTGAAAATCTTGATGAGAGTATTTCCCCATACTCAAAGAACAAGAACTTAGTTACAAATATCTAGCAAGAGCTTTTAGCTCTGCTGAAATAGCAGAAAAGGTTAATAAGTTAGTTTCTCTAGTAGGACTTACTGGTTATGAACAATCAGCTATAGATACTCTTTCTGGAGGTACTAAGCAAAAAGTAGCTCTAGCTAGAGCTCTTATTATGGAGCCACAAATAGTGCTACTAGATGAACCGCTATCAGCTATTGACAAAGATATGAGAGAAAAGATGCAGATAGAGTTAAAGAAATTACATCAAAGACTTAAATTGACCTTTCTCTTAATTACTCACGATCAAAAAGAAGCTTTGCTTCTTTCTGACAAGGTAGTGGTATTGCATAAGGGAAAGGTAGAACAATTTGGAACTCCTTCAGATGTTTATGACACCCCTAGTAATGAATGAGTTGCTAACTTTATAGGTAAATCCAATATCTTTGAGGGGATTTATCTATCCCCGCAAGAGGTAGAAGTTAATGGTTCTATTTTCCAAATTGAGAACATTACTGGATTTAGTACACATGAAAGAGTGAAGGTAATGATTAGACCAGAAGACTATGATGTTGTTCCATTAGGACAAGGATTTATCTCAGTAAAGGTAATAGATGCTATATATAAAGGTCAATTATGGGAACTACAGTGCAACTTCCGAGAAATCACTCTCTTAGTAGAAAGCTTTAATCAAGTCAAAAAGGGAGAAGAGATAGATCTACTCTGAGACCCTATAGATGTGCACTTAATCAAGATAGAGAGAGATGAGAAATGAAATTAA
- a CDS encoding spermidine/putrescine ABC transporter permease — translation MKLILNWTSFKLKKIDGLFVPFIVFILLTLVLPAVLMCTHSFRSLSDIQQAPLTSNIFFSFGISTMAASVALVVTLFLSFVLAFLIWSSFSSKWRKRLLLLLCLPLVTNYFIKLIGLKSCFDFFNGSQNSTYGIQYTIVGLVYLSLPLVTYNFINTFFSIPVAQRRAIRDLGQTSWGEIIHLLLPWSKTTFLSSSILFFLPSLFTTFISEFLNHDQGTRMVGEVITSLSNNIWAEGAKPFIVFLVSLLFTISVFFVVFWVSFYKFVGYQTKRVKNWLYLRAKRENIKQKSMQLVALNPI, via the coding sequence ATGAAATTAATACTTAACTGGACTTCTTTCAAGCTAAAGAAGATTGATGGCTTATTTGTTCCATTTATAGTATTCATTCTTTTAACCCTTGTACTACCTGCTGTATTGATGTGCACTCACAGCTTTAGATCTCTATCAGATATTCAACAAGCTCCCTTAACCTCTAATATCTTTTTTTCTTTTGGAATTAGTACAATGGCAGCTTCTGTCGCTTTAGTAGTTACCTTATTTCTTAGCTTTGTACTTGCTTTCTTAATTTGATCTTCATTTAGCAGTAAGTGAAGAAAGAGATTACTTCTTCTTCTCTGCTTACCTTTAGTAACTAATTACTTTATTAAGTTAATAGGGTTAAAGAGTTGTTTTGACTTTTTTAATGGAAGTCAGAATAGTACTTATGGTATTCAATACACCATAGTTGGATTGGTTTATCTTTCATTACCATTAGTTACTTACAACTTCATAAATACTTTCTTTTCTATTCCTGTTGCTCAGAGAAGAGCTATTAGAGATTTGGGTCAGACTTCTTGAGGGGAGATTATTCACCTTTTATTGCCTTGATCTAAGACAACTTTTTTAAGCTCATCAATATTATTCTTTCTTCCTTCTTTATTTACTACCTTTATCTCTGAGTTTTTGAATCATGATCAAGGAACTAGAATGGTCGGGGAAGTAATTACTAGTCTTTCTAACAACATCTGAGCTGAAGGGGCAAAACCCTTCATTGTATTTCTCGTTAGTCTCTTATTTACTATCTCTGTATTCTTTGTGGTTTTTTGAGTCTCTTTCTATAAATTTGTAGGTTACCAAACTAAGAGAGTTAAGAATTGACTGTATTTAAGGGCGAAGAGAGAAAATATCAAGCAAAAAAGTATGCAATTAGTTGCTTTAAATCCAATCTAA
- a CDS encoding ABC transporter permease produces MLYSLRFLPIDGFKWIQFSKKGSTILFFFAIYLPWVVIIFLSFVKPGDKEEVDTDLWGVWDKFSLDNYSQFFKTGANNDFFWSSLRNSCSIAISALAPALWISLLTAFLLWKRGGRYKSIVYNLSNLSISSPELIQGLSFMLLFMAVVLPLGANFGFATIVLSHIAFLVPYGIILIYPRLEKLNKKLLLAGKDLNCGEFETLFKIVFPQIKGTLLFCSLVLVILSMDDFIITNLVKGRVTTLTTQLYTMKKGVKAWSMCFGAISLLIAFLVFLGYSLFKREKRESQVQLLRG; encoded by the coding sequence TTGCTGTATTCTCTTAGATTTCTTCCTATAGATGGCTTTAAGTGGATTCAGTTTTCAAAAAAAGGATCAACCATTCTCTTTTTCTTTGCTATCTACCTGCCTTGAGTAGTAATTATCTTTTTATCTTTTGTTAAGCCTGGTGACAAAGAAGAAGTAGATACTGACCTTTGAGGAGTTTGAGATAAGTTTTCTTTGGACAACTACTCTCAGTTCTTCAAGACAGGAGCGAATAATGATTTCTTCTGGAGTAGCTTAAGAAACTCTTGTTCTATAGCTATTAGTGCATTAGCTCCCGCTCTTTGGATTTCTTTATTAACTGCTTTCTTATTGTGGAAGAGGGGAGGGAGATATAAGTCAATTGTTTATAACCTGTCTAACTTATCTATTTCTTCTCCAGAGTTAATACAAGGGTTGTCTTTCATGTTGCTATTTATGGCTGTTGTTCTGCCTTTGGGAGCAAACTTTGGTTTCGCAACCATAGTTCTTTCTCATATAGCTTTTTTAGTTCCCTATGGAATTATTCTTATTTATCCTAGGTTAGAGAAGTTAAATAAAAAGTTATTGTTGGCTGGAAAAGATCTGAATTGTGGGGAATTTGAAACTTTATTTAAGATAGTATTCCCTCAAATAAAGGGAACTCTTCTTTTTTGCTCTTTAGTCTTAGTCATTCTTTCAATGGATGATTTCATAATTACTAACTTAGTTAAAGGTAGAGTAACTACCTTAACTACTCAACTCTATACCATGAAAAAAGGTGTTAAGGCTTGATCAATGTGCTTTGGAGCTATTTCTCTACTAATAGCTTTCTTAGTATTTCTTGGTTATTCCTTATTTAAGAGAGAAAAGAGAGAATCTCAAGTTCAGTTACTTAGGGGGTAG
- a CDS encoding restriction endonuclease subunit S: MGTEKGKLGDYITLVSRKNKNLEVTKLVGVTVEKKIVLSSYDKRKTNLKICQIIEKGDFVARLFNVEMTRKLAIALHEDEKRAIVSSQYHVFRVTSPLLNNHYLMLIFKKTVTDLEFVYNCFGGIRGALAWKDFIKLPISVPSLELQEKIVNKYQTVTKYIEVKKRINELLETKMKAYFHILFDDLQDYEMRSFGELFTIIRGGRPPRSNRWLEELYYCQEGGIPFLQVRDITKKEFKFVRNTAEQLTEQGFKRGNCSMVSPNDLIFIHNASSKQLGNIYVNSCYLTINSNFWALSNNLPCGGGINVVCP, translated from the coding sequence GTGGGGACCGAGAAAGGAAAACTAGGGGATTACATCACTTTAGTCTCAAGAAAGAATAAGAATTTAGAAGTCACTAAGTTAGTTGGAGTGACTGTAGAAAAAAAGATTGTTTTATCTTCATATGACAAGAGAAAAACTAATTTAAAAATCTGTCAAATTATTGAAAAAGGAGACTTTGTGGCCAGATTATTTAATGTAGAGATGACAAGAAAACTAGCAATTGCGCTTCATGAAGACGAAAAAAGAGCCATTGTATCTTCTCAATATCATGTTTTTCGAGTCACCAGCCCTCTGTTGAATAATCACTATTTAATGCTTATTTTTAAAAAGACTGTCACAGATTTAGAGTTTGTATATAACTGTTTCGGAGGCATCAGGGGCGCATTAGCTTGAAAAGACTTTATTAAATTACCTATTTCTGTTCCTTCTCTTGAACTTCAAGAAAAGATTGTCAATAAATATCAAACAGTAACTAAATATATAGAAGTTAAGAAAAGAATTAATGAGCTACTTGAAACAAAGATGAAAGCTTACTTCCATATATTGTTTGATGATTTACAGGATTATGAAATGAGAAGTTTTGGCGAGTTGTTCACAATTATTCGAGGAGGAAGACCTCCCAGATCTAACAGATGACTAGAAGAACTTTATTACTGCCAAGAAGGCGGAATACCTTTTTTGCAAGTCAGAGATATAACGAAAAAAGAATTTAAGTTTGTCAGAAATACTGCAGAACAGTTAACAGAACAAGGCTTTAAGAGAGGTAATTGTTCAATGGTCTCTCCGAATGACTTGATTTTTATACACAACGCTAGTAGCAAACAACTAGGGAATATTTATGTGAATT